In Drosophila subpulchrella strain 33 F10 #4 breed RU33 chromosome X, RU_Dsub_v1.1 Primary Assembly, whole genome shotgun sequence, the DNA window CGAGAACAAACTCACCGATGTCACCCTGATCGTCGAGGAGCACCGCTTCAAGGTAAGAGCCCTCTATCCCCATACCAAATTTCATAAGCGTAGCTACAAAACCAAGCCAGTTACAATGGGCCAAAAGTATTTGGCACCACAAGTATGGTCTCCAAAGACCCTATACCAAGTTTCATAAGCATATCTTTAAAGACACCACAGTTACGCTCGGTTACTAGTTATATTAACCAATCTAGggggaaaaaaatatttggaaCCACTAAATATGGTCTACAAACATCCCAATACCAATATTCATAAGCATATCTTCATAACCAACCAAGTTATGTTAATCAATTCATACAATGTTTCACTAAGTTATTcatcaaaaacaatttagtTGGGCTAGGTTAGTTACTTTTAAAGACTGTCTTTGCATAGGACAAATAGAAATCGTCTTAAACCGGATAGATCGAGTCCTAGACTCGGAAGTTTGGCAATATGACAGGTTCGTGTTAATTATATACGCAAGTTAAGGCCGTAAGGTGACTAGTTATAGGGTTTACAAATGGAAGGCGAATAGATAATCGTAGATAGCGTAAAAGCTCATCTTCACTTTCTCTTGCCAAATAATacgaaaacgaaaacaaatcGACGACAAAAACTAATGTGTTTCTGGCCATGACGCATTTTATATGCCGTTGCTATATATAGTTAGGGATTCCCGGAATTGGTTATGTATCGAGTGGGccaaaatattgaaatgaaaCGTTTCTTTATTGAATTAGTcatgattataatttttaaaaagcaCCAGGAAACTTTATCTAGATCTTTAGAGTTTTCCAAAACCCGACTGCatttccttttattttatctaaacTTTGtgatcattttcattatatttacCAATTcccaatattttattaaaatattcttttGTAAGACCTTAAATTATATAAGCTACATTACTTATCCACACTTTTTAACGATTTTGCAGGCTCACCGCGTCGTCCTGGCGGCCAGCAGCGATTACTTTTGCGCCATGTTCGCCGACTGTGCCATGATCGAGTCGCGCAAGGACGAGATAAACCTGTACGGGATCACGGCCAGGGCCATGGGCGCCATCCTCGACTTCATATACACCTCGACGTTGGAACTGAACTACGATAACATCGAGGAGATCCTGGCGGCAGCCACCCACGTCCAGGTGCGCGAGGTGATCGAGCGCTGCACCATCTTCCTGGGCACCAAAATCGAGATGGAGAACTGCCTGGCCATTGCGGGCATGGCCGATATCTATGGCATCATGGATTTATCCGAGCGTGCCCATCGCTACATCTGTGCTCACTTCGAGGAGTTTGCCACCACGGCGGACTTCAGGGAAATGAAGGTGGAGCAGCTGAGCTTCATCCTGGCCAGCAACTATCCCATCGATGTGGCCGAACAGGATCTGGTGCGTCTGGTGTGCAGCTATGCCttggagcagcagcaggaggaggGTGAACTGCGGGATCTGCTGCGATTGATCAAGTGGCCGCACATCAGCTACGCAGCTCTGGAGGAACTGAGGCACATGAACTGCTCACTGGAGGAGGGAAAGCCACTGCAACTGCCCACCACCTACTACAATGGCATTAAGCAGGAGTATATGGCTGCGCTGCTCAACGGAGTGGTGTCCCCCCTGGAGGATCGATCACTGTCGCAGGGACCGAAAAATATGCGCGGCATGGAGCTGTGCCTGCTCAAGATCGGGGGCTTCGAGTGGAAGGGACTGACCAATGTGATAATGTGCTTCTCGCCAACCAAGATGAGTTGGTACGAGTTGACCGCCATACCGCACATCGATCagtgtaagtttttttttatggctTTTTCTGGTGTATGGGATTATAATTGCCACTAACACTAAGATTAAGGAACCACAAAGTATCAGTATAAGTGTTGGGTTTACGATTATGGTCATCATTAACATGTGATTTAATAACAATGTGATTGGCTAAATACTAACAAGAGCTTCAACAGCATCCTTTAACGCGGCCTGTATATCGTACTACCTTGTAGGCAACTTTGGCACTGCCGTCCTCAACAACAAACTCTTCATCGTGGGCGGGGCCTACGATGTCTGCCTGAAGGAGTACATCCATCCTTTCGGGTTCTGCTACTGCCCGCTGCGTAACACCTGGATGACCATAGCGCCCATTCAGCTGGATCGCTGCCGCTTCTCGTTGAATGCGGTGGGCAATCGGCATCTGTATGCGGTGGGCGGCATCCTGGACGACGATAACTCCGAGGAGGCGCTGCGCACCATCTCCAATGTGGAGCGCTATGACATCGAGCAGAATGTGTGGACCTATATGCCCAGTCTGCAGGAGAATCGCAGTCAGCATGCCGGCGTGGTTGTGGGCGACAAGCTGTACATCTCCGGTGGCATTCACTTGGCCAACATCCTGGCGAGCATGTGGGTGTTCGACACGAAGACGGAACTGTGGCAAGAGCTGGCACCGATGCCCACGCCCTGCTGTGACCACGTCCTGGT includes these proteins:
- the LOC119556050 gene encoding kelch-like protein 1 isoform X2, yielding MAATPAPAAPPAATAKSPANPLSAEEKTLLRGLDKLRNENKLTDVTLIVEEHRFKAHRVVLAASSDYFCAMFADCAMIESRKDEINLYGITARAMGAILDFIYTSTLELNYDNIEEILAAATHVQVREVIERCTIFLGTKIEMENCLAIAGMADIYGIMDLSERAHRYICAHFEEFATTADFREMKVEQLSFILASNYPIDVAEQDLVRLVCSYALEQQQEEGELRDLLRLIKWPHISYAALEELRHMNCSLEEGKPLQLPTTYYNGIKQEYMAALLNGVVSPLEDRSLSQGPKNMRGMELCLLKIGGFEWKGLTNVIMCFSPTKMSWYELTAIPHIDQCNFGTAVLNNKLFIVGGAYDVCLKEYIHPFGFCYCPLRNTWMTIAPIQLDRCRFSLNAVGNRHLYAVGGILDDDNSEEALRTISNVERYDIEQNVWTYMPSLQENRSQHAGVVVGDKLYISGGIHLANILASMWVFDTKTELWQELAPMPTPCCDHVLVAVDNRIYACGGWHESLTESRVLVQHIYAYDIETNTWSVETQIPAPKFYSGVTAMGRTIFFVGGLDSTESIDRASAETMAYDLDTKEWWREKDSWDSPNDVWESTCAAIYVPMCDF
- the LOC119556050 gene encoding kelch-like protein 26 isoform X1, with product MAATPAPAAPPAATAKSPANPLSAEEKTLLRGLDKLRNENKLTDVTLIVEEHRFKAHRVVLAASSDYFCAMFADCAMIESRKDEINLYGITARAMGAILDFIYTSTLELNYDNIEEILAAATHVQVREVIERCTIFLGTKIEMENCLAIAGMADIYGIMDLSERAHRYICAHFEEFATTADFREMKVEQLSFILASNYPIDVAEQDLVRLVCSYALEQQQEEGELRDLLRLIKWPHISYAALEELRHMNCSLEEGKPLQLPTTYYNGIKQEYMAALLNGVVSPLEDRSLSQGPKNMRGMELCLLKIGGFEWKGLTNVIMCFSPTKMSWYELTAIPHIDQSSFNAACISYYLVGNFGTAVLNNKLFIVGGAYDVCLKEYIHPFGFCYCPLRNTWMTIAPIQLDRCRFSLNAVGNRHLYAVGGILDDDNSEEALRTISNVERYDIEQNVWTYMPSLQENRSQHAGVVVGDKLYISGGIHLANILASMWVFDTKTELWQELAPMPTPCCDHVLVAVDNRIYACGGWHESLTESRVLVQHIYAYDIETNTWSVETQIPAPKFYSGVTAMGRTIFFVGGLDSTESIDRASAETMAYDLDTKEWWREKDSWDSPNDVWESTCAAIYVPMCDF